Proteins co-encoded in one Candidatus Nitrosacidococcus tergens genomic window:
- the rseP gene encoding RIP metalloprotease RseP yields MLISIVAFIIAIGVLVTVHEYGHFWIARRSGVKVIRFSIGFGYPLWRRYGSDGTEYVLGAIPLGGYVKMLDEREGEVQQKELSRAFNRQSLSIRNGIIVAGPVANILFAIVAYWFVFILGTSGIKPIIGHISTNTPAEKAGIQMNEEIIAIGKKLTPTWDIVAHALLIASQHRSEIPITLSGLNGVHELNLPLNQISSDPEKAENILNELGIIPKIPSIPPIIGKVFPDEPAAKAGFQPEDYILQANGDPIHSWSEWVQFIRNHPNTIFNVEIDRKGEHIVLGLEPKSVEEQGEVIGHIGVAPKPLGKLPEELQATLKYNPLEAIPQSLEKTWEIGAMTAMMFGKMLLGKTSTKSISGPITIARYAGYSVQIGFTSFLNFLALVSISLAVLNLLPIPVLDGGHLFYNCIEFIRGGVPLSESAQITGQQIGIIFLVVLMGLAFYNDVARLFS; encoded by the coding sequence ATGCTAATTAGTATTGTTGCCTTCATCATTGCAATTGGAGTGCTGGTTACTGTTCATGAATATGGGCATTTTTGGATTGCTCGGCGTTCAGGAGTTAAAGTCATTCGATTTTCTATAGGGTTTGGCTATCCACTATGGCGGCGATACGGATCAGATGGAACTGAATATGTACTAGGTGCAATACCATTGGGTGGCTATGTCAAAATGCTTGATGAGCGTGAAGGAGAAGTACAGCAAAAGGAACTTTCTCGTGCCTTTAATCGTCAAAGCTTAAGTATAAGAAATGGGATTATAGTTGCTGGTCCTGTAGCTAATATACTATTTGCAATAGTAGCTTATTGGTTCGTTTTTATTTTAGGTACTTCGGGTATAAAACCGATTATTGGACATATCTCTACTAATACGCCTGCTGAAAAAGCTGGAATTCAGATGAATGAGGAAATAATTGCTATAGGAAAAAAGTTAACCCCTACTTGGGATATAGTAGCCCATGCACTACTTATTGCCTCTCAGCATAGATCTGAAATTCCTATTACTCTTTCTGGATTAAATGGAGTACATGAATTAAATCTGCCACTTAATCAAATTTCATCAGATCCAGAAAAAGCTGAGAATATACTTAATGAATTAGGGATAATCCCTAAAATTCCATCTATCCCACCTATTATTGGAAAAGTATTCCCTGATGAACCTGCAGCTAAAGCAGGGTTTCAGCCTGAAGATTATATTCTGCAAGCCAATGGAGATCCTATTCACTCTTGGAGTGAGTGGGTTCAATTTATACGTAATCACCCTAATACTATTTTTAATGTTGAGATTGATCGTAAGGGAGAGCACATAGTACTAGGTTTAGAACCTAAATCTGTAGAAGAACAAGGAGAGGTTATAGGCCATATTGGTGTGGCACCTAAACCATTGGGTAAATTACCAGAAGAGCTACAGGCAACTTTAAAATATAATCCTTTAGAAGCGATACCTCAATCACTAGAAAAAACTTGGGAAATTGGGGCTATGACTGCAATGATGTTTGGCAAAATGCTTCTGGGAAAAACATCTACTAAATCTATTAGTGGCCCTATTACTATTGCAAGGTATGCTGGATATAGTGTTCAAATTGGATTTACCTCGTTTTTAAACTTTCTTGCTTTAGTAAGTATCAGTCTTGCCGTGTTAAATTTATTGCCCATACCTGTATTAGATGGGGGGCATTTATTCTATAACTGTATAGAGTTTATCCGTGGTGGAGTACCACTATCGGAGAGTGCACAAATCACAGGACAACAGATAGGCATAATATTTCTAGTTGTTTTAATGGGATTAGCTTTTTATAACGATGTAGCACGGTTATTTTCTTAG
- the bamA gene encoding outer membrane protein assembly factor BamA, whose protein sequence is MKFIKAQIQIAIISLIFATAVFAEFQPFTIKDIRVEGLRQISAGTVFNYLPAKAGDTVDSQKVKNIIHELFKTRFFKDIQVEREGSILVIIVTERPGIASIKFTGNKEIKGDQLTKALQQIGFAEGQVFDRSILEKVELELQRQYFSRGKYGVKIKTTVTPLTRNRVGITIDVKEGAIAKIGGINIVGNHAFKEKTLLRTLELKKSNKLSFLTHNDQYSRQKLAADLETIRSYYLDRGYVNFTINSTQVSITPDKKRVFIVVNVTEGNQYQIGEVKLAGKFIFPPEELFKILTVASGDIFSRKAVSESTTNITDLLGDEGYAFANVNAMPEIDEEKKIVTLTFFIDPGKRAYVRRVNISGNTKTRDEVVRREIRQQEGGWISTELIHRSKERVQRLGYFKDVNVETVPVPGTTDQVDVNFSVEEHPSGSLSAGIGYSQSQGLIFNTSIAQQNFLGSGKYVNLGFNNSYINTIYSFGYTNPYFTEDGISRGFNAYYRSTNPLFGNIASYTSKNYGADLTFTIPINELDSINLGAGYQNVKLSLTDTSPTQYEQFVQSEGSRFDIFSVNFGWAHDGRDNAIFPTRGGYQNVFGKVAVPIGSLHFYEFGYKQSWYQPLSKTKPITLMLRADIAYGGVYGGTHIYPFFENFYAGGINSVRGFRPNTLGPKTSDGLALGGNFQLIGNAEVFFPVPFLDENKLGKSLRMSVFADTGNVYAQGQAVNLSTLRYSAGVAATWLSPFGTLRFSLAKALRTQPGDFPQVFQFSMGTQF, encoded by the coding sequence TTGAAGTTTATAAAAGCACAAATTCAGATTGCTATTATAAGCTTAATTTTTGCTACTGCTGTATTTGCAGAGTTCCAGCCATTTACTATTAAAGATATTCGGGTTGAAGGATTACGACAAATTTCAGCAGGCACTGTCTTTAACTATCTTCCCGCTAAAGCAGGAGATACTGTAGATAGCCAAAAAGTAAAAAATATTATTCATGAGCTTTTTAAAACTAGGTTTTTTAAAGATATTCAAGTTGAACGTGAAGGTAGCATTCTAGTAATTATTGTTACTGAACGTCCTGGAATTGCAAGTATTAAATTTACAGGAAATAAAGAGATTAAAGGAGATCAACTAACTAAAGCTCTTCAACAAATAGGATTTGCTGAAGGGCAGGTTTTTGATCGCTCTATTTTAGAGAAAGTAGAATTAGAACTTCAGCGACAATACTTTAGTCGAGGAAAATATGGAGTAAAAATTAAAACTACTGTAACTCCACTGACTCGTAATCGAGTAGGCATTACTATCGATGTTAAAGAAGGGGCTATAGCTAAAATTGGTGGTATTAATATTGTGGGCAATCACGCTTTTAAGGAAAAAACATTACTTAGAACCTTAGAACTTAAGAAATCAAATAAACTCTCTTTTCTTACCCATAATGATCAATACTCTCGCCAAAAACTTGCTGCTGATCTAGAAACTATTCGATCCTATTATTTGGATCGGGGTTATGTTAACTTCACTATTAATTCCACTCAAGTTTCCATTACGCCTGATAAAAAAAGGGTATTTATCGTAGTTAATGTTACAGAAGGAAATCAGTATCAAATCGGTGAGGTAAAATTAGCAGGGAAATTTATATTTCCTCCTGAAGAATTATTTAAAATCTTAACTGTAGCTTCAGGAGATATTTTTTCTCGTAAAGCAGTGTCAGAAAGTACTACTAATATTACAGATTTATTAGGAGATGAAGGATATGCGTTTGCGAATGTAAATGCAATGCCAGAAATTGATGAAGAGAAAAAAATAGTAACACTCACTTTCTTTATTGATCCCGGTAAGCGAGCTTATGTGCGTAGAGTGAATATTTCAGGAAACACTAAAACCCGTGATGAGGTAGTACGTCGTGAGATACGGCAACAAGAGGGAGGGTGGATTTCCACAGAACTTATACATCGCTCTAAAGAGCGCGTTCAACGTTTAGGTTATTTTAAAGATGTAAATGTAGAGACAGTCCCGGTACCAGGAACAACAGATCAAGTAGATGTAAATTTTAGTGTAGAGGAACATCCTTCTGGATCTCTTTCAGCAGGTATAGGCTATTCCCAGTCTCAAGGATTAATTTTTAATACGAGTATTGCTCAGCAAAACTTCTTAGGTAGTGGTAAATATGTCAACTTAGGGTTTAATAATAGTTATATAAATACTATTTATAGCTTTGGCTACACTAATCCTTATTTTACTGAAGATGGTATTAGTCGGGGATTCAATGCTTACTATCGCTCTACTAACCCATTATTTGGCAATATAGCTAGCTATACTAGTAAAAACTATGGAGCAGATCTAACTTTTACGATTCCTATTAATGAATTAGATAGTATTAATTTAGGTGCAGGTTATCAAAATGTAAAGCTTAGTCTCACTGATACATCCCCTACTCAATATGAGCAATTTGTTCAAAGTGAAGGTAGTCGTTTTGATATTTTTAGTGTGAATTTTGGTTGGGCTCATGATGGAAGAGATAATGCTATTTTCCCTACTCGAGGAGGGTATCAAAACGTTTTTGGTAAGGTTGCAGTACCTATTGGTAGTTTACATTTTTATGAATTTGGCTATAAACAGAGTTGGTATCAACCTTTATCTAAAACTAAACCAATTACTTTAATGCTTAGAGCAGATATTGCATATGGAGGTGTTTATGGAGGGACTCATATATATCCATTTTTTGAAAATTTTTACGCAGGTGGTATTAATAGTGTGCGTGGATTTAGACCTAATACACTTGGTCCTAAAACAAGTGATGGGCTTGCTTTAGGAGGAAATTTTCAACTTATTGGAAACGCTGAGGTATTTTTCCCAGTGCCATTTCTTGATGAGAATAAACTTGGTAAATCTTTGCGAATGAGTGTATTTGCTGATACAGGCAATGTATATGCACAAGGACAGGCTGTAAACCTAAGCACATTACGCTACTCTGCAGGAGTTGCTGCAACGTGGCTCTCTCCTTTTGGTACACTAAGATTCAGCCTTGCTAAAGCGCTGCGTACTCAACCTGGGGATTTTCCTCAAGTATTTCAATTTTCTATGGGAACTCAATTCTAA
- a CDS encoding OmpH family outer membrane protein: MASSISVSAEMKIGAVNAVKLLDEAPQKEAALGRLKKEFEARNRQLVAQQRETQKLEEKYNRDAAIMSESDREKLKREVMDKTRDLKRSQDTFEEDYNIRRNEEFRKLQEDIAKAVVDLAKKNKYDLVLYEGVIYTSPAVDITDDVLKLMKAQFKK, encoded by the coding sequence ATGGCAAGTAGCATTTCAGTTTCTGCTGAAATGAAAATAGGTGCGGTTAATGCAGTTAAATTATTAGATGAAGCACCACAAAAAGAAGCTGCTTTAGGCAGATTAAAAAAGGAATTTGAAGCACGCAATAGACAGCTTGTTGCTCAACAGCGAGAAACTCAAAAGCTAGAGGAAAAATATAATCGGGATGCTGCTATTATGAGCGAATCTGATAGAGAAAAGCTCAAACGAGAAGTAATGGATAAAACTCGAGATCTTAAGCGTAGCCAAGATACTTTTGAAGAGGATTACAATATTCGTCGTAATGAGGAATTCAGAAAGCTACAGGAAGATATTGCAAAAGCCGTCGTAGATCTGGCTAAAAAAAATAAATACGATCTTGTACTTTATGAAGGTGTAATTTATACCAGCCCTGCAGTAGATATTACTGATGATGTACTAAAGCTTATGAAAGCACAATTTAAGAAATAA
- the fabZ gene encoding 3-hydroxyacyl-ACP dehydratase FabZ — MDTLNIQDILRHLPHRYPFLLIDKVIEYVPGRSLLAIKNVTYNEPYFQGHFPDLPIMPGVLILEALAQATGILAFKTTETLPTSNAIYYLAGIDNARFKHPVVPGDQILLKVVLTRNIRRLWKFEGEVTVDGKLVASADVMCSYKEIS, encoded by the coding sequence TTGGATACATTAAATATACAGGACATACTTAGACACCTACCTCATAGATATCCTTTTCTTCTTATAGATAAGGTCATAGAGTATGTTCCAGGGCGATCTTTACTTGCTATTAAAAACGTTACTTACAATGAACCCTACTTTCAAGGTCACTTTCCCGATTTACCTATTATGCCAGGAGTATTAATCTTGGAAGCACTGGCCCAAGCTACTGGGATACTCGCTTTTAAAACTACAGAAACACTGCCTACGAGTAATGCCATTTATTACCTTGCAGGTATAGATAATGCTCGATTTAAACATCCTGTAGTGCCAGGGGATCAAATATTATTAAAAGTAGTTTTAACTAGAAATATTCGCCGCTTATGGAAATTCGAAGGTGAGGTGACTGTAGATGGAAAATTAGTAGCATCAGCAGATGTTATGTGTTCCTATAAGGAAATTTCTTAG
- the lpxA gene encoding acyl-ACP--UDP-N-acetylglucosamine O-acyltransferase gives MIDPKAVIDPSAKLHETVTIGPYSVIGEKVRIGAKTWIGPHVVIQGPTSIGEGNKIYQFSSIGDIPQDKKYHGEETLLEIGNGNIIREYTTINRGTVQGGGVTRIGNNNWIMAYTHIAHDCLIGNYTTFANNASLAGHVIVEDYATLGGYALVSQFCSIGTYSFCSIASVVHKDVPPYVLVAGHMAKPVGINLIGLRRAAFQEDTIRNLRNAYRLLYRQGLRFEDSIQEIKQLAEQSLEVQIFLDFLIKPYRSIIR, from the coding sequence GTGATCGATCCAAAGGCAGTTATTGATCCTAGTGCTAAACTACACGAAACTGTAACGATTGGTCCATATTCAGTGATTGGAGAGAAGGTACGGATCGGTGCTAAAACTTGGATTGGACCTCATGTGGTTATTCAAGGTCCTACCTCTATTGGGGAAGGAAACAAGATATATCAATTTTCATCTATCGGAGATATACCGCAAGACAAAAAATATCATGGTGAAGAGACGCTACTGGAAATTGGAAATGGTAATATAATCAGAGAATATACTACCATTAATCGAGGTACTGTACAGGGTGGCGGAGTAACACGTATTGGAAATAATAACTGGATTATGGCTTATACGCACATCGCCCATGATTGCCTTATTGGAAACTATACTACCTTTGCTAATAATGCTTCATTAGCTGGACATGTAATTGTGGAGGACTATGCAACCCTAGGAGGATATGCTCTTGTCTCTCAGTTTTGCAGTATTGGAACTTATAGCTTTTGTTCCATCGCAAGTGTTGTGCATAAAGATGTACCTCCCTATGTATTAGTTGCCGGTCATATGGCAAAACCAGTAGGAATTAATCTTATTGGATTAAGACGTGCTGCATTCCAAGAAGATACAATAAGGAATTTACGTAACGCTTATAGGCTGCTTTATCGTCAAGGACTTCGTTTTGAAGATTCTATTCAAGAAATAAAACAACTTGCAGAACAAAGTCTAGAGGTACAAATTTTCTTAGATTTTCTGATAAAACCCTATCGCAGCATTATTCGTTAA
- a CDS encoding YfgM family protein, protein MDSNISLSDQENSEVIKKWWRENYRIILIGILVSSITFLAARSWIIHRYSRSIEASTLYQLVVNTVAAPQNDAEIYNSARRIKESYSDTPYGLFSALILAKEDEKQGDLKTALSHLEWALKHTKEKDSEFREIIYLRIARLLLADNQLDNALNALENINSKNLTASYAEEIRGDIYLKLGKIKEAKEAYQEGLQNLKLETQHQQIIKLKLKDIEQS, encoded by the coding sequence ATGGATTCAAATATTAGCCTATCAGATCAAGAAAACAGCGAAGTAATAAAAAAATGGTGGCGAGAGAATTACCGCATTATATTAATTGGTATTCTAGTAAGCTCAATTACTTTTTTAGCTGCACGTAGCTGGATTATACATAGATATAGTAGATCTATTGAAGCTTCAACCCTCTATCAATTAGTCGTTAATACAGTAGCAGCTCCGCAAAATGATGCTGAAATTTATAATAGTGCACGACGAATTAAAGAAAGTTATAGTGATACTCCTTATGGGTTATTTAGTGCACTTATCCTGGCTAAGGAAGATGAGAAACAAGGAGATTTAAAAACTGCACTCTCTCATTTAGAATGGGCGTTAAAACACACTAAAGAAAAGGATTCTGAATTTAGAGAAATTATTTATCTACGAATTGCTAGATTACTGCTAGCAGATAACCAATTGGATAATGCATTAAATGCCCTAGAAAATATCAACTCGAAAAATCTTACAGCTAGTTATGCTGAAGAAATTCGTGGTGATATTTATTTAAAACTAGGAAAAATTAAAGAAGCTAAAGAAGCTTATCAAGAGGGATTACAAAATCTAAAGCTAGAAACACAACACCAGCAGATAATTAAACTAAAGTTAAAAGATATAGAACAATCTTAA